One Triticum dicoccoides isolate Atlit2015 ecotype Zavitan chromosome 4B, WEW_v2.0, whole genome shotgun sequence genomic window carries:
- the LOC119294828 gene encoding G-type lectin S-receptor-like serine/threonine-protein kinase At2g19130 — MHPLYILLLGLLFLPTSCCSTSAPVGDTLVPGRVLTVGDKLVSRNGKFALGFFQPAASTISKSSHNNWYLGIWFNKIPVFTTVWVANREKPIAHANINSTQLKISRNDNLVIVVNHAIAGTESLVWSTHMVNWTQSSSINTTTTSVAVLLNTGNLAVKVTDSPSSDLPLWQSFDYPLDVGLPGAKLGRNKVTGFSRQFISKKSRIDLGLGSYSMELEDTSGIVLKRRNNPLVKYLVYATSGSSSLIPMLKTLLDLDPRTKGLINLTYVNNNQEEYYTYTLLDESSSSIFVSLDISGQVKLNIWSQANQSWQIIYSEPADPCSPPATCGPFTVCNGIAHPSCICMESFSHKSRHDWEFEDRTGGCIRNTPLHCSTSGNKKNMTSSTDMFHPIAHVALPYNPQIIEVATTQSKCEEACLGSCSCTAYSYNNNRCSVWHGELLSVNLNDGIENNSEDVLYLRLAAKDSLPGSRKKKRKPKVGVVTIVSIIGFGLIMVMLLLLIWRNKFKCCGLPMYDNLGSAGGIVAFKYTDLVRATKSFSKKLGGGGFGSVYKGVLNDSTSIAVKRLDGACQGEKQFRAEVSSIGLIQHINLVKLIGFCCEGDHRLLVYEHMLNGSLDGHLFKTSNANVVVLNWNIRYQIALGVARGLSYLHQGCRKCIIHCDIKPENILLDASFVPKVADFGLAAFVGRDFSRILTSFRGTVGYLAPEWLTGVAITPKVDVYGFGMVLFEIISGRRNSSPETSYNTSSNYSDQNIEYFPVQAISKLHGGDLKSLVDPQLHGVFNLEEAERVCKVACWCIQDNEFDRPIMGEVVRVLEGQQDIDVPPMPRLLAAITEQSGVATSM; from the coding sequence ATGCATCCGCTCTACATATTGTTACTTGGGCTTCTCTTCTTGCCCACATCTTGCTGCTCCACATCTGCACCCGTAGGTGATACTCTCGTGCCGGGCCGAGTGCTCACCGTCGGTGATAAGCTCGTCTCAAGAAACGGCAAGTTCGCGCTCGGATTCTTCCAGCCAGCGGCAAGCACTATTAGTAAGTCGTCCCACAACAACTGGTACCTTGGCATATGGTTCAATAAAATTCCAGTTTTCACTACTGTGTGGGTTGCTAATAGGGAGAAGCCCATTGCCCACGCCAACATTAACTCAACACAGCTCAAGATCTCAAGAAACGACAATCTTGTCATTGTCGTAAACCATGCTATTGCCGGCACTGAATCCCTTGTTTGGTCCACTCACATGGTCAATTGGACACAAAGTAGCAGCATAAACACCACCACCACTAGTGTTGCTGTTCTCTTGAACACTGGAAATCTTGCTGTCAAAGTCACAGATAGCCCATCATCTGACCTACCGTTATGGCAGAGCTTCGACTATCCATTAGATGTCGGGCTTCCTGGCGCCAAGTTGGGCCGGAACAAGGTCACTGGTTTCAGTCGCCAGTTCATATCAAAAAAGAGCCGCATTGATCTGGGTCTTGGCTCATACAGCATGGAACTAGAAGACACCAGCGGGATCGTCCTCAAGCGCCGCAACAACCCCTTGGTAAAGTATCTGGTTTATGCAACCTCGGGATCATCATCTTTGATACCAATGCTCAAGACACTTCTAGATTTAGATCCTCGGACCAAAGGTTTGATTAACCTAACATATGTCAATAACAACCAGGAGGAGTACTACACGTACACTTTACTGGATGAATCATCGTCTTCCATATTTGTCTCACTAGACATCTCTGGTCAGGTTAAGCTGAATATTTGGTCACAAGCCAACCAGTCTTGGCAAATCATATATTCCGAGCCTGCTGATCCCTGCAGCCCGCCTGCTACGTGTGGGCCTTTCACAGTTTGCAACGGCATTGCGCATCCATCATGTATCTGTATGGAGAGCTTCTCCCATAAGTCACGACATGATTGGGAGTTTGAGGATCGAACAGGAGGGTGCATTAGAAACACACCTTTACATTGCAGCACTAGTGGTAACAAGAAAAACATGACAAGTTCAACAGACATGTTCCACCCCATTGCTCATGTTGCATTGCCCTACAACCCACAAATTATAGAAGTTGCTACCACTCAGAGCAAATGTGAAGAAGCATGTCTCGGTTCTTGCTCCTGCACTGCTTATTCCTATAACAACAACAGATGCTCTGTCTGGCATGGGGAACTGCTTAGTGTAAATCTGAATGATGGCATTGAAAATAATTCTGAAGATGTTCTTTACCTTCGCCTTGCTGCCAAAGATTCGCTACCCGGTtccagaaaaaagaaaagaaaaccaaaggTCGGAGTTGTTACTATTGTaagtattattggttttgggttaaTAATGGTCATGTTGTTGTTACTGATTTGGAGGAACAAATTCAAGTGTTGTGGTTTGCCTATGTATGACAATCTAGGTAGTGCTGGTGGAATTGTAGCCTTCAAATACACCGACTTGGTTCGTGCTACTAAAAGCTTCTCAAAAAAGCTCGGAGGAGGTGGTTTTGGTTCTGTATACAAAGGAGTCTTAAATGACTCGACTAGTATAGCAGTGAAAAGGCTTGATGGTgcctgccaaggagagaagcaattcAGGGCCGAGGTGAGCTCAATTGGACTGATCCAACACATAAACCTAGTCAAATTGATTGGTTTCTGCTGTGAAGGTGATCACAGATTACTTGTGTACGAACACATGTTAAATGGTTCTCTTGATGGTCATCTATTTAAGACGAGCAATGCAAATGTTGTCGTCCTAAATTGGAACATCAGATATCAGATAGCCCTAGGAGTTGCTAGAGGATTGTCCTACTTGCATCAGGGTTGTCGCAAGTGCATCATACACTGCGATATTAAGCCAGAGAACATACTTTTGGATGCATCATTTGTTCCTAAAGTTGCAGACTTTGGGTTGGCAGCATTTGTGGGAAGGGATTTCAGCCGAATTCTTACTTCATTCAGAGGAACTGTGGGTTATCTTGCCCCAGAGTGGCTTACTGGAGTGGCGATCACACCGAAAGTCGACGTTTACGGCTTCGGCATGGTGCTATTTGAAATCATATCAGGAAGGAGGAATTCTTCACCTGAAACATCGTACAACACTAGCAGCAACTACAGTGACCAGAATATTGAATACTTCCCTGTCCAAGCCATCAGCAAGCTTCACGGTGGAGATTTGAAGAGTTTGGTAGATCCGCAGTTACATGGTGTTTTCAATTTGGAAGAGGCTGAAAGGGTTTGCAAAGTTGCATGTTGGTGCATCCAAGATAATGAATTCGATCGGCCAATAATGGGTGAAGTTGTGCGGGTTCTTGAGGGTCAACAGGACATTGATGTTCCTCCAATGCCAAGATTGCTTGCAGCTATAACAGAACAATCTGGTGTCGCAACTTCAATGTAA